The Lactuca sativa cultivar Salinas chromosome 2, Lsat_Salinas_v11, whole genome shotgun sequence genome includes a window with the following:
- the LOC111889021 gene encoding pentatricopeptide repeat-containing protein At2g36730 isoform X2, with the protein MYICSGDRSSGNTDFDRHDKCTSMRQLQQIHAQMIVSATINDNFAASRLLSFSALSLHGDLIYASKLLNSVQQPNMFMWNTLIRGLAISPDPSEALFLYIKMRRIGVTPGKHTFPFLLKACSNLQSLTSCKQVHTQVVKVGLDLDFHVVNSLIRGYSVSCSLKDARQVFDEFPDKNVNIWTTMVCGSAQNNCPEDALALFNEMVAQKFEPNGPSLSSVLSVCAQSGCIDIGEKIHRYIQEKGLETGVILDTALVNMYAKNGALVMARNCFNSMPHKNIVTWNAMISGLAVHGHAKEALEYFHELQKHEVVPNDRTFVGVLCACCHAGMLDFGWKIFKSMRSVYGIEPKIQHYGCMVDLLGRGGRVLEAEELIKGMPWKADLKILGALLSACGSHGNLEVAERLVKKMIVLEPDNHGVYVVLSNMYADVGRWEDVLRVRGIIKDGSLTKTPGWSVVGGE; encoded by the exons ATGTACATATGTTCCGGCGACCGCTCATCGGGAAACACCGACTTCGATCGTCACG ACAAATGCACTTCGATGCGACAGCTCCAACAAATCCACGCTCAAATGATCGTCTCTGCCACCATAAACGACAACTTCGCGGCTAGCCGTTTACTATCCTTCTCCGCTCTTTCCCTTCATGGCGACCTAATTTATGCTTCCAAACTACTAAATAGTGTACAACAACCAAACATGTTTATGTGGAACACCCTCATTAGAGGCCTAGCGATCAGCCCTGATCCAAGTGAAGCATTGTTCCTGTATATAAAGATGCGTCGAATCGGCGTTACCCCTGGTAAACACACCTTCCCTTTTCTTCTCAAGGCGTGTTCTAACTTACAATCGCTTACATCCTGCAAACAAGTACATACCCAAGTCGTAAAAGTTGGGTTAGACCTGGATTTTCATGTTGTGAATAGTTTGATTAGAGGGTACTCTGTCTCTTGCAGCTTGAAAGACGCCCGCCAAGTGTTCGACGAATTTCCTGACAAAAACGTCAACATTTGGACCACAATGGTATGTGGCTCCGCTCAAAATAATTGCCCAGAAGACGCATTGGCGCTGTTCAATGAAATGGTAGCTCAAAAATTCGAACCAAATGGTCCAAGCCTTTCATCTGTACTATCAGTTTGTGCACAATCGGGGTGTATAGACATCGGAGAGAAGATTCATAGATACATACAGGAGAAAGGACTCGAAACTGGAGTTATTCTTGATACTGCTTTGGTGAACATGTACGCCAAGAATGGAGCACTTGTGATGGCTAGAAATTGCTTCAATAGTATGCCTCACAAAAACATTGTAACCTGGAATGCAATGATTTCAGGGTTAGCAGTTCATGGGCATGCTAAAGAAGCGCTCGAATACTTTCATGAGTTACAGAAACATGAAGTGGTTCCAAATGATCGGACATTTGTTGGGGTTTTATGTGCTTGCTGCCATGCCGGAATGCTTGATTTTGGATGGAAAATATTCAAATCGATGAGGAGTGTTTATGGGATTGAGCCCAAGATACAACACTATGGATGCATGGTTGATCTTCTAGGTCGAGGTGGGAGGGTATTGGAGGCGGAGGAGTTGATAAAGGGGATGCCATGGAAAGCTGATTTGAAGATTTTGGGAGCCTTGTTGAGTGCTTGTGGTAGCCATGGAAATCTTGAGGTTGCAGAAAGATTGGTGAAGAAGATGATTGTATTGGAGCCGGATAATCATGGAGTTTATGTTGTTTTGTCAAATATGTATGCAGATGTTGGACGTTGGGAAGATGTTTTGAGGGTGAGGGGGATTATTAAAGATGGGAGTTTAACGAAAACACCCGGTTGGAGCGTTGTCGGTGGTGAATAA
- the LOC111889458 gene encoding ATPase family AAA domain-containing protein FIGL1, with protein sequence MSQPQSWPDQQQYSSSLMNMFQPRAQAIARGVEIIDVDEEKTNKISRTLKRARIEISPKNEQVLSQSSNKEANAGVTNNSLVTDATKMMEMVGRRRRWRSLCGNIGYGDKSYTPNGFNKSFGGITVNLASFKANGDSTKNGLDLLRGPDGQLPQKLRNIDPRLIEQISNEIMDCNAKVCWDDIAGLHHAKKCVNEMVIWPLLRPDIFKGCRSPGRGLLLFGPPGTGKTMIGKAIAGESKATFFYISASSITSKWVGEGEKLVRALFGVARCHQPAVIFVDEIDSLLSKRDSNSEHAASRPIKTQFLIEMDGFNSGNEQILLIGATNRPQALDEAARRRLTKGFYIPLPSAEARAWIVRNLLNKDGLFKLSTEDIDTICKLTDGYSGSDMTNLVKDASMGPIREILEQGAEITNLKMEDMRSVTLQDFKDALQEVRTSVSQNELGKYEEWNNQFGSLSTSKTM encoded by the exons ATGTCACAGCCACAGTCCTGGCCTGATCAACAACAGTATTCATCTTCTCTCATGAATATGTTTCAGCCACGTGCCCAGGCCATTGCTC GAGGTGTAGAGATCATTGATGTTGATgaagaaaaaacaaacaaaattagTCGGACATTGAAGCGGGCTCGCATTGAAATCAGTCCAAAGAATGAACAAGTCTTGTCTCAATCAAGCAACAAGGAAGCTAATGCTGGTGTTACTAACAATAGTTTGGTTACTGATGCAACAAAAATGATG GAAATGGTTGGTAGGCGAAGGAGATGGAGATCATTGTGTGGAAACATAGGCTATGGTGACAAATCCTACACACCAAACGGATTCAATAAATCCTTCGGGGGTATCACTGTTAATCTGGCATCATTTAAAGCTAATGGTGATTCAACAAAAAATGG CCTGGATTTGCTACGTGGTCCTGATGGTCAACTTCCGCAGAAGTTGAGGAATATAGACCCTCGCCTTATTGAGCAGATTAGTAATGAGATAATGGATTGTAATGCCAAAGTTTGTTGGGATGATATTG CTGGATTGCATCATGCGAAAAAATGTGTAAATGAGATGGTGATATGGCCTTTGTTACGCCCTGATATTTTCAAAGGTTGTCGTTCTCCAGGAAGAGGACTTCTTTTATTTGGCCCCCCA GGAACAGGTAAAACGATGATAGGTAAAGCTATTGCTGGAGAGTCTAAAGCAACATTTTTCTACATATCCGCAAGTTCAATAACAAGCAAATGG GTGGGAGAGGGTGAAAAGCTAGTTCGGGCTCTTTTTGGAGTTGCCAGATGTCATCAGCCAGCAGTAATATTTGTGGATGAAATTGATTCTCTGTTGTCCAAG CGTGATTCAAATTCTGAGCATGCGGCAAGCAGGCCAATTAAGACGCAGTTTCTGATTGAAATGGATGGATTCAACAGTGGAAATGAACAAATTCTACTCATAG GAGCAACAAATAGACCACAAGCTTTAGATGAAGCAGCTAGGAGGCGATTGACCAAGGGATTTTATATTCCACTCCCTTCAGCAG AAGCTAGAGCCTGGATAGTCCGTAATCTTTTAAACAAGGATGGGCTTTTTAAACTCTCAACGGAGGATATTGATACCATATGCAAATTAACAGA TGGGTATTCAGGATCTGATATGACGAATTTAGTGAAAGATGCTTCCATGGGTCCAATAAGAGAGATTTTGGAACAAGGGGCTGAGATTACTAATCTTAAAATGGAGGATATGAGATCAGTTACTCTACAG GACTTTAAGGATGCACTACAGGAGGTGAGAACATCTGTTTCTCAGAACGAACTAGGCAAATATGAAGAGTGGAACAACCAATTTGGAAGTTTATCAACATCAAAAACCATGTAG
- the LOC111889021 gene encoding pentatricopeptide repeat-containing protein At2g36730 isoform X1: protein MFRRPLIGKHRLRSSRYAIRCVDIQSSPPPHLSELSLLADKCTSMRQLQQIHAQMIVSATINDNFAASRLLSFSALSLHGDLIYASKLLNSVQQPNMFMWNTLIRGLAISPDPSEALFLYIKMRRIGVTPGKHTFPFLLKACSNLQSLTSCKQVHTQVVKVGLDLDFHVVNSLIRGYSVSCSLKDARQVFDEFPDKNVNIWTTMVCGSAQNNCPEDALALFNEMVAQKFEPNGPSLSSVLSVCAQSGCIDIGEKIHRYIQEKGLETGVILDTALVNMYAKNGALVMARNCFNSMPHKNIVTWNAMISGLAVHGHAKEALEYFHELQKHEVVPNDRTFVGVLCACCHAGMLDFGWKIFKSMRSVYGIEPKIQHYGCMVDLLGRGGRVLEAEELIKGMPWKADLKILGALLSACGSHGNLEVAERLVKKMIVLEPDNHGVYVVLSNMYADVGRWEDVLRVRGIIKDGSLTKTPGWSVVGGE, encoded by the coding sequence ATGTTCCGGCGACCGCTCATCGGGAAACACCGACTTCGATCGTCACGGTATGCCATCAGATGTGTTGATATACAAAGTTCACCCCCTCCACACTTATCTGAGTTATCACTGCTCGCAGACAAATGCACTTCGATGCGACAGCTCCAACAAATCCACGCTCAAATGATCGTCTCTGCCACCATAAACGACAACTTCGCGGCTAGCCGTTTACTATCCTTCTCCGCTCTTTCCCTTCATGGCGACCTAATTTATGCTTCCAAACTACTAAATAGTGTACAACAACCAAACATGTTTATGTGGAACACCCTCATTAGAGGCCTAGCGATCAGCCCTGATCCAAGTGAAGCATTGTTCCTGTATATAAAGATGCGTCGAATCGGCGTTACCCCTGGTAAACACACCTTCCCTTTTCTTCTCAAGGCGTGTTCTAACTTACAATCGCTTACATCCTGCAAACAAGTACATACCCAAGTCGTAAAAGTTGGGTTAGACCTGGATTTTCATGTTGTGAATAGTTTGATTAGAGGGTACTCTGTCTCTTGCAGCTTGAAAGACGCCCGCCAAGTGTTCGACGAATTTCCTGACAAAAACGTCAACATTTGGACCACAATGGTATGTGGCTCCGCTCAAAATAATTGCCCAGAAGACGCATTGGCGCTGTTCAATGAAATGGTAGCTCAAAAATTCGAACCAAATGGTCCAAGCCTTTCATCTGTACTATCAGTTTGTGCACAATCGGGGTGTATAGACATCGGAGAGAAGATTCATAGATACATACAGGAGAAAGGACTCGAAACTGGAGTTATTCTTGATACTGCTTTGGTGAACATGTACGCCAAGAATGGAGCACTTGTGATGGCTAGAAATTGCTTCAATAGTATGCCTCACAAAAACATTGTAACCTGGAATGCAATGATTTCAGGGTTAGCAGTTCATGGGCATGCTAAAGAAGCGCTCGAATACTTTCATGAGTTACAGAAACATGAAGTGGTTCCAAATGATCGGACATTTGTTGGGGTTTTATGTGCTTGCTGCCATGCCGGAATGCTTGATTTTGGATGGAAAATATTCAAATCGATGAGGAGTGTTTATGGGATTGAGCCCAAGATACAACACTATGGATGCATGGTTGATCTTCTAGGTCGAGGTGGGAGGGTATTGGAGGCGGAGGAGTTGATAAAGGGGATGCCATGGAAAGCTGATTTGAAGATTTTGGGAGCCTTGTTGAGTGCTTGTGGTAGCCATGGAAATCTTGAGGTTGCAGAAAGATTGGTGAAGAAGATGATTGTATTGGAGCCGGATAATCATGGAGTTTATGTTGTTTTGTCAAATATGTATGCAGATGTTGGACGTTGGGAAGATGTTTTGAGGGTGAGGGGGATTATTAAAGATGGGAGTTTAACGAAAACACCCGGTTGGAGCGTTGTCGGTGGTGAATAA
- the LOC111889036 gene encoding sulfite oxidase, whose product MPGIRSPSDYSQEPQRHPALKINAKEPFNAEPRRQDLVSSYVTPTEFFYKRNHGPIPIVDDIQRYCVSVHGLIEKPKDLYMKDIMNLPKYNVTATLQCAGNRRTAMSKTRTVRGVGWDVAALGNAIWGGAKLADVLELVGIPKLTSTTPAGGKHVEFVSIDRCKEEKGGPYKASIPLSQATNPEADVLLAYEMNGETLNRDHGYPLRVVVPGVIGARSVKWLDTINIDSQVCQGFFQQKDYKMFPPTVNWDNIDWSTRRPQMDFPVQSAICSLEDVNVGKNGKIAIKGYAVSGGGRGIERVDISIDGGKTWMEASRYQKPGVKYIADEERSDKWAWVLFEAEADINSNTEIIAKAVDTAANVQPEKVQDIWNLRGILNTSWHRVHIQVRHSSM is encoded by the exons ATGCCAGGAATCAGATCACCATCTGACTATTCACAAGAGCCTCAACGTCATCCTGCTCTTAAAATTAACGCCAAG GAGCCCTTCAATGCCGAGCCAAGACGCCAAGATTTGGTTTCTTCTTATGTGACACCTACGGAATTCTTCTACAAGAGAAACCATGGACCAATACCTATTGTTGATGATATACAAAG ATATTGTGTCTCTGTTCATGGGCTAATTGAGAAGCCCAAAGACCTGTATATGAAAGATATTAT GAATCTTCCAAAATATAATGTCACTGCCACTTTACAG TGTGCTGGCAATAGAAGAACTGCAATGAGCAAAACCAGAACTGTAAGAGGAGTTGGGTGGGATGTTGCTGCCTTAGGAAATG CAATATGGGGTGGAGCAAAACTTGCAGATGTTCTTGAACTGGTTGGCATACCCAAGTTAACAAGTACCACACCTGCAGGTGGCAAACATGTAGAATTTGTGAGCATTGACAGGTGCAAG GAGGAAAAAGGGGGTCCATACAAGGCGTCAATTCCACTAAGTCAGGCAACAAATCCAGAAGCTGATGTTCTGCTTGCTTATGAGATGAATGGAGAG ACTCTGAATAGGGATCATGGGTATCCACTGAGAGTAGTAGTCCCAGGGGTTATTGGTGCTCGTTCTGTCAAGTGGCTGGATACCATCAACATAGATTCCCAAGTCTGCCAG GGATTCTTTCAGCAGAAAGACTATAAAATGTTTCCACCAACAGTAAATTGGGACAACATTGATTGGTCTACCAGGAGACCACAAATGGATTTCCCTGTTCAG AGTGCAATATGCTCCTTAGAGGATGTGAATGTGGGGAAGAATGGAAAG ATAGCTATAAAAGGATATGCAGTTTCAGGAGGTGGACGTGGGATTGAGAGAGTTGATATATCGATTGATGGGGGTAAAACATGGATGGAGGCATCCAGATACCAAAAGCCTGGAGTCAAATACATTGCTGATGAAGAAAGAAGCGATAAATGGGCTTGGGTACTTTTTGAAGCTGAAGCTGATATAAACTCAAATACAGAGATAATCGCCAAAGCA GTGGACACGGCTGCAAATGTTCAACCTGAAAAGGTTCAAGACATCTGGAACTTGAGGGGAATTCTTAACACATCATGGCATCGTGTTCATATACAAGTTAGGCATTCAAGCATGTAA